The window CGGGATTGGAATACGTGCCGGGTATGTATGCTGCTGAAGAAGAATTAAAGCGGATGGCTGCGATCGTGGGCGAAAACGATGGAATTGTCATGAGTCATATGCGTAGTGAAGATGATTCGGATATGGAAGCTTCGCTGGACGAATTGGCTCAACAGGGGGAGTTTTCGAATGTACATGTTTCTCATCTAAAAGTGGTATATGGCGAAGGAGAAAAACGTGCCGAAGAAATCCTTAATTATATCGATCGTTTTCGGGAACAAGGGATTACGATGACGGCAGATATTTATCCGTATTCAGCCAGCTTTACGGGAATTGGTATTGTGTTTCCGGATTGGGCTAAGACGGAGGATGAGTGGAAAAACGCTTTGCAGGAACGTCCTGAAGTGCTTCGGCGGTTTTTGAAGGATAAGGTAGAACAACGTAATGGTGCTGATGCAATTCTTTTTGGATCGGGTGATTATACCGGATTAAGCCTAAAGGAGGCCGCTGAACGGGAAAAGGTATCTCCTGTAGATCTGCTTATAAAAATGGGTCCCGAGGCGGCTTCAGCGGCTCATTTTGTAATGGATCAGGCGTTGCAGGATCGGCTTTTGATGGGAGGAAAAGTGATGGTAAGCTCGGATGGGAGTCCTACGATGCGCCATCCGCGGGGGTATGGGAGTTTTGCTAAAATTATTCGGTACTATGTGAACGAAAAAGAGTTGCTGAGTCTTGAAGAAGCTATCTATAAAATGAGTGGTCTGCCAGCAAAAACGCTTGGATTGAACGACCGAGGGTTTATCCGGGAAGGGCAAAAAGCTGACCTGTTAATTTTTGATCGGGAGGAAATTGAGGATCGGGCAACGTTTGAACATCCCCATAAATTAGCCGAAGGTTTTAACTGGATTATGGTGAACGGGACTCATGTTCGCGGGGATGGAGAGTTTAATAAAGTAACGAGTGGTCGGCTCTTAAAGGGGAAAGGGGCATCAAAAAAATAGGTTTTGAAATACCTGTTGGATTTGATGCCATTCGAGATAGATAAAAACCACGAACAATAAACCACTGAGTAAAAAAAGATAACGTGGATTGATCCAGTTTGTAGCTTCGTTTTTATTAAATTTTTCAATTAATCCACTCACGAGAGTACCGACAGCAAAACCAAAAATAAGGTAACCCATATAACAACGTATATTTTTTAAGTCAATCTGATGATAAGCTGAAAATAGATAATAAAAAAGCCTTCTCTCCAAGTGGAAAGAAGGCTTTAGAGATTCTTGAAAAACCTGTGTCACCCTGAATTTATTTTAGGGTCTATTGCAATAGATGCTGAAGCAAGTTCAGCATGACATGATAGGATTTGCAATGGTTCTTCCTATATTTCTTTATCGATCGATTTAGGCTGTTTTTAACAATTCTTTAAGCGTGCTCCCAATTTCAGCGGGACTATCAACAACGGTAACACCCGCATCACGGAGGGCCTTTTTCTTGGCGTCGGCACCGCCTTCGCCACCGGAAATAATAGCGCCGGCATGTCCCATACGACGGCCGGGAGGAGCTGTGCTACCTGCAATAAATGCGACAACCGGTTTGTCGATATTTTCTTGGATATAGGCTGCTGCTTCTTCCTCAGCGGTTCCGCCGATCTCACCAATCAGTACAATTGCTTCGGTGTCGTCATCTTTTTCAAAAAGTTTTACCGCGTCGGTGTGTGTCGTTCCAATCACAGGGTCGCCGCCAATTCCAATAGCCGTGCTTTGTCCGAGGCCGGCTTTCGTAAGCTGGTCAACAGCTTCGTAAGTTAGTGTTCCGGAACGGGAGATGAGTCCTACCTTGCCAGCGGTGAAAATGCTGCCGGGCATAATTCCTATTTTGGCTTCGCCAGGTGTAATAACACCGGGGCAATTTGGACCAATGAGCGTAGCTCCGTGGCTGTTAACAATTTGTTTAGCCGTAACCATATCTTTAACCGGTATGCCTTCGGTGATACAGATAATGGTTTTAATGCCGGAAAACGCAGCTTCCGAAATAGCATCTCCGGCAAAAGCTGGAGGCACAAAAATAACCGACGTATTGGCATTTTCTTCTTGAACAGCATCAGCTACCGTATTGTAAACGGGTAAATCAAGATGTTTTTGTCCACCTTTTCCAGGTGTTACACCGGCTACAACATTGGTGCCGTATTCAATCATTTGTTCGGTGTGAAAGCTTCCTTCACTACCGGTAATTCCTTGTACAACTAATCGAGTGTCGTTACCTACAAGTACGCTCATGAACTTTGAAATTAGGTTAAATAGTTTCTTTAAGTCGGTCGGAATATACCCACATCATCGTGATTTGGCAAAGATCACAGTTGATAATTATGAATCAGGAAATAAGATATTATAATATTGGATAATTCCTGCTTATCAATTCTAAATTCATCATTAAAAAGGGATGATTATCATCGTCATTTCTGTTATTATTTCGGTGCTATGGCAACCATGATTCCCGATGAAAAAAAAGAAGAAGTTCGAGGTGCGGCGGATATCGTCGAGGTGGTAGAGGACTATGTAAAACTGAAGCGATCGGGCCGGAGTTGGAAAGGACTTTGTCCGTTTCATGATGAAAAAACTCCTTCTTTTCATGTTACGCCAGACTTGGGAATCTACAAGTGTTTTGGCTGTGGAGAGTCTGGGGATGTGTTTAATTTTATGATGGAAATGGAGGGGGTCGGTTTTGTGGAGGCGTTGCGTTCTTTGGCCGACCGGTATGGCGTATCGCTACCCGAAGAAGATGCTGAGGAATTTGATGAAGAACACAACCTCCGTGAAGGTATTTATCACGCTCTCAAATATGCTGGGGTATTCTTTTTTCGTCATTTAATGGAAACGAAGGAAGCCCAGAAAGCCCGGGATTATCTGCAAAGTAGGGGGTACGACCGCTCGATCATAAAAAAATATGGGTTGGGTTATGCGCCATCGGATGGGGAAAAACTCTATCGCACAGCAATTGATTCCGGTCTTAATGAAGAGTATTTGCTCGAGGCCGGCCTTGTCAAACCCAGTAATCATGGTGATGGTTTTTATGATGCATTTCGGGGACGGTTGATGTTCCCGATTTTTAATCCCTCAGGTAAGGTTATTGCATATGCCGGACGTGTGCTGAGCGATAATAAGAAAACGGCCAAATATATAAATTCGCCACAGACCAAGGTTTATAATAAGAGCAAAGTATTGTATGGAATAAACTTTGCTAAAAATGATATCCGCAAGAACGATGAGGTTATTCTTGTCGAGGGATATACCGATGTGATTTCTCTGCAGCAATACGGGATTAATAATGTGGCCGCCTCCAGTGGTACTTCATTGACGCCTGACCAAATGAAGTTGCTGCACCGCTATGGTGATACTATTACTATGATTTATGATTCGGATTCCGCCGGCGAACGGGCAATGAAGCGGGGTATCAATATTGCGCTGCGAGAAGGGATGGATGTAAAGCTGTTGGAGTTGCCTGAAGGAGAAGATCCGGATTCGTTTGTTCGACAGTTTGGGAAGGATTCATTTCTGGAGATGAAGGACGAAGAGTCGGAAGATTTTTTGAGTTACCAAATTATCAAAGCCAAAGAGGAAGGACGCTGGGAAGAGCCTGCTGAAAAGAAGAAAGTTATCTCTGAGATTTTGGAAAGCATTGCCCATATGCCGGATCAGGTATCCCGAGAAACATATGTGCAGCATTTGAACAGCAAGGCTAAAATCGGGGATCGGGCGCTGTTTGAAGAGTTGGGGAAAATCCGAAAAAGAGTAAAAGAGGAGCGCCAGAAAGCTAAACAGCGTGAAAAACGACGTCGAGAGCGTGAAGCTCGAGAACGGCGCGAAAACCGTCAGCAGGATGTGGATATGGATCAACGCCCCCAGGCAACGACGCCCCACTCGGTTGGGTTTGAAGAGCAGGGAAATACCTCTCAAAGGCAAAGCGAACCTTTACCCCCTAAGAAACGACCCAATTATGAAAAAGAGCTGATTCGCTTAATGCTGATGTATGACCGCGATATGATTGACTACATCGGCTCGCAATGTAATGAGAAACAGTTTGAAGATCCGCAACTCCGGGCGTTTTACGAGGATATTATCGAACGGTATAAAGCTGAGAAAA of the Fodinibius sp. Rm-B-1B1-1 genome contains:
- the sucD gene encoding succinate--CoA ligase subunit alpha yields the protein MSVLVGNDTRLVVQGITGSEGSFHTEQMIEYGTNVVAGVTPGKGGQKHLDLPVYNTVADAVQEENANTSVIFVPPAFAGDAISEAAFSGIKTIICITEGIPVKDMVTAKQIVNSHGATLIGPNCPGVITPGEAKIGIMPGSIFTAGKVGLISRSGTLTYEAVDQLTKAGLGQSTAIGIGGDPVIGTTHTDAVKLFEKDDDTEAIVLIGEIGGTAEEEAAAYIQENIDKPVVAFIAGSTAPPGRRMGHAGAIISGGEGGADAKKKALRDAGVTVVDSPAEIGSTLKELLKTA
- the dnaG gene encoding DNA primase produces the protein MATMIPDEKKEEVRGAADIVEVVEDYVKLKRSGRSWKGLCPFHDEKTPSFHVTPDLGIYKCFGCGESGDVFNFMMEMEGVGFVEALRSLADRYGVSLPEEDAEEFDEEHNLREGIYHALKYAGVFFFRHLMETKEAQKARDYLQSRGYDRSIIKKYGLGYAPSDGEKLYRTAIDSGLNEEYLLEAGLVKPSNHGDGFYDAFRGRLMFPIFNPSGKVIAYAGRVLSDNKKTAKYINSPQTKVYNKSKVLYGINFAKNDIRKNDEVILVEGYTDVISLQQYGINNVAASSGTSLTPDQMKLLHRYGDTITMIYDSDSAGERAMKRGINIALREGMDVKLLELPEGEDPDSFVRQFGKDSFLEMKDEESEDFLSYQIIKAKEEGRWEEPAEKKKVISEILESIAHMPDQVSRETYVQHLNSKAKIGDRALFEELGKIRKRVKEERQKAKQREKRRREREARERRENRQQDVDMDQRPQATTPHSVGFEEQGNTSQRQSEPLPPKKRPNYEKELIRLMLMYDRDMIDYIGSQCNEKQFEDPQLRAFYEDIIERYKAEKKVSVEAYAEREHPYPELVGEVVLEEHTVSERHHEKIGVQYKRDKNPYRTAKGALKALKIHYLERLQEDLYKRYNASDDEEERRKVMKAMKEAGRQRTLLQESPIDELFPEPDSDAAKKVSDKVFEYKMKHERESEE
- a CDS encoding N-acyl-D-amino-acid deacylase family protein, which encodes MKRFILLLSAFIVFGSCYISEVQAQQQWDWHIAGGTIIDGTGGKPYQADILVRGDSIAFVGPLDPDTVRAQKNVDASGKVVTPGFIDPHAHGNPLETPGFHNFLAMGITTIVLGQDGSSPAVGELDDWLAKVEEANPTVNIAMLSGHGSIRAKVNVGKQNPTRQELKRMHRLLKADLQDGAFGMSTGLEYVPGMYAAEEELKRMAAIVGENDGIVMSHMRSEDDSDMEASLDELAQQGEFSNVHVSHLKVVYGEGEKRAEEILNYIDRFREQGITMTADIYPYSASFTGIGIVFPDWAKTEDEWKNALQERPEVLRRFLKDKVEQRNGADAILFGSGDYTGLSLKEAAEREKVSPVDLLIKMGPEAASAAHFVMDQALQDRLLMGGKVMVSSDGSPTMRHPRGYGSFAKIIRYYVNEKELLSLEEAIYKMSGLPAKTLGLNDRGFIREGQKADLLIFDREEIEDRATFEHPHKLAEGFNWIMVNGTHVRGDGEFNKVTSGRLLKGKGASKK